The Candidatus Atribacteria bacterium genome includes a window with the following:
- a CDS encoding TldD/PmbA family protein, translating to MKEIFDRALKNKKNSADYIEIRAEKKETTTIHFQGEKLEKINCSQQAGGNVRALVKGGWGFVSFNQFDDLEEKVREAIEVASLIGKEESRLAATLPVVEIIHRELDKDFRQISLKEKKDLMEDYNNIIMKSDPLIQSSNVAYTDRFSTIYFANSEGSYIEQEKPFLSVRLTAIAREGDNVQMASESIGSTKGFKIIEEISTKAQRAASRAINLLKAQSVEGGEYTVIMDQALSGVFIHEAFGHLSEADFLYEDERMSSLMKLGKKVGSPQLNVVDDGSVPDLLGSSKYDDEGVKTRKTYLIKNGILAGRLHSRETAVKMGEEPTGNARALNYRFKPIVRMTNTYIENGNTAFKDLLSGIEKGIYAKDCYGGMTTFEMFTFSAGEGFMIRDGKIAEPVKDVVLSGNLFSTLLNIEGVGNDLKIIESGGGCGKAGQNPLPVSFGSPHLRIKQVVVGGR from the coding sequence ATGAAAGAAATTTTTGACAGAGCTTTAAAAAATAAAAAAAACAGTGCAGATTATATTGAGATAAGGGCGGAAAAGAAAGAAACGACTACTATTCATTTTCAAGGAGAGAAGTTGGAAAAAATAAATTGTTCCCAACAGGCAGGAGGTAATGTGCGTGCGCTGGTAAAAGGTGGATGGGGATTTGTTTCCTTTAATCAGTTTGATGATTTGGAAGAAAAAGTTCGAGAGGCAATTGAAGTGGCGAGTTTAATTGGAAAAGAAGAGAGCAGATTGGCAGCGACTTTACCGGTAGTAGAAATAATTCATCGGGAATTAGATAAAGATTTTCGCCAGATAAGCTTGAAAGAAAAAAAGGATTTAATGGAAGATTATAATAATATAATTATGAAATCTGATCCCCTGATCCAATCTTCTAATGTAGCCTATACGGATAGATTTTCTACTATTTATTTTGCCAATTCGGAAGGCAGCTATATCGAACAGGAAAAACCCTTTTTAAGTGTCCGTCTTACAGCTATAGCTCGAGAGGGAGATAATGTACAAATGGCCAGTGAAAGCATTGGGAGTACCAAAGGTTTTAAAATAATAGAAGAGATTTCCACTAAAGCACAAAGAGCTGCTTCTCGAGCAATCAATCTTCTTAAAGCCCAGTCGGTAGAAGGGGGAGAATATACGGTGATAATGGATCAGGCTTTAAGCGGAGTTTTTATCCATGAGGCTTTTGGTCATCTCAGTGAAGCTGATTTTCTATATGAGGATGAGAGGATGAGTAGTTTAATGAAATTGGGGAAGAAAGTTGGCTCACCCCAGCTTAATGTGGTTGATGATGGTTCTGTCCCCGATTTATTAGGTTCTTCCAAATATGATGATGAAGGTGTGAAAACCAGGAAAACTTATCTGATAAAAAATGGGATCCTGGCAGGCAGGCTTCATTCACGGGAGACTGCAGTTAAAATGGGGGAAGAACCAACCGGAAATGCCCGTGCTCTCAATTATCGTTTTAAGCCTATTGTACGAATGACCAATACCTACATCGAAAACGGGAATACTGCTTTTAAAGATTTATTATCAGGTATAGAAAAGGGCATTTATGCTAAGGATTGCTATGGCGGGATGACCACCTTTGAAATGTTCACCTTTAGTGCCGGGGAAGGTTTTATGATAAGAGACGGTAAAATTGCCGAGCCGGTTAAGGATGTGGTTTTAAGTGGGAATTTGTTTTCTACTCTACTGAATATTGAAGGAGTAGGAAATGATTTGAAAATAATTGAATCCGGCGGGGGATGTGGAAAAGCGGGTCAAAACCCGCTACCGGTTTCTTTCGGGAGCCCTCATCTCAGGATAAAACAAGTAGTAGTAGGGGGTAGATAA
- a CDS encoding HD domain-containing protein, whose translation MVKKQMITDLNLNTRINDIFILKNIEFRVRKDQKTIDMFFKIADKTGEIEAINWDVSSDKVETLGKIEFAHVQGQITKKKIDGTLQATISSLVKTAPLDLDYSDYLPQSKENLDKLMLKILSKIDSIKNDHLKNLLKSFFNDPEFKEKFKKAPAATKVHQPYIGGLLEHTVNVATICESISNLYQEIDRDFLITMAILHDIGKIREYAYDKVIEHTDEGKLLGHIAISLEMIDQKIKCMNDFPKDLELMVKHTLLSHHGHFEFGSPRLPSILAAIALYYADEMDAKVSGFINIKEENKNFKEKWSKWVWWLERSIYLDEEAILKNDIDKSEED comes from the coding sequence TTGGTTAAAAAACAAATGATAACTGATTTAAATTTAAATACCAGAATTAACGATATATTTATCCTGAAAAATATAGAGTTTAGAGTGAGAAAAGACCAGAAAACCATAGACATGTTCTTTAAAATTGCTGATAAGACCGGAGAAATTGAAGCCATAAACTGGGATGTTTCCAGTGACAAAGTAGAAACATTGGGCAAGATTGAATTTGCCCATGTTCAGGGGCAGATAACTAAAAAGAAAATTGATGGCACTCTTCAGGCGACAATTTCTTCTCTCGTCAAAACTGCTCCCTTGGATTTAGATTATTCCGATTATTTACCCCAATCAAAAGAAAATTTAGATAAATTGATGCTTAAGATTCTTTCCAAGATCGATTCTATCAAGAATGATCACTTAAAGAATCTGTTAAAGAGTTTTTTTAATGACCCAGAATTTAAGGAAAAGTTTAAGAAAGCCCCCGCTGCCACTAAAGTACACCAGCCTTATATCGGAGGTTTACTTGAGCACACGGTAAATGTGGCAACTATTTGTGAGTCTATAAGTAATCTCTACCAGGAAATAGACCGTGATTTTCTAATTACCATGGCTATTCTTCATGATATTGGTAAGATAAGAGAATATGCCTACGATAAGGTTATCGAACATACTGATGAAGGTAAACTTTTAGGGCATATTGCTATAAGTTTAGAGATGATCGATCAGAAGATAAAGTGCATGAATGATTTTCCCAAAGATTTAGAATTGATGGTAAAACATACTTTATTAAGTCATCATGGCCATTTTGAATTCGGCTCTCCCCGGCTTCCCAGTATCCTGGCAGCTATAGCTCTTTATTATGCCGACGAGATGGATGCCAAGGTAAGTGGTTTTATAAATATCAAAGAAGAGAATAAAAATTTTAAAGAAAAATGGAGTAAGTGGGTTTGGTGGTTAGAAAGGTCAATTTATTTAGATGAAGAAGCCATCTTAAAAAATGATATAGACAAGTCAGAAGAAGATTAG
- the add gene encoding adenosine deaminase gives MIRLSDKLEIFIGEIPKVELHLHLEGAIPLETLFGLIQRGGNNRSIKNLEDLKRRLTYSNFTQFIKVWLWKNSFINQYKDFEEIVYRVLQSLSQQNVKYVEAFYSPRDFTFKNQKLSACGITESLIKGKESAFNDFGIRSALIVDIVRDYGPRMGMNLIKELSGYLGRGLIGIGLGGNERLFPAGLFTKVYQEARELGFRLTAHAGETDGAKSIWAAINELGTERIGHGLRAYEDPQLIDYLKEIQIPLELCVVSNIKTRVCKTFKEHPIRNYFKDGLMITINSDDPAMFNTSINNEYRVLIQKYGFNLDEIRKVNYHSIEASFLAGEEKDVMKEIFNKEWGKLISKYFKN, from the coding sequence ATGATAAGGCTTTCGGATAAATTAGAGATATTTATCGGGGAAATTCCCAAAGTTGAACTCCATCTTCATTTGGAAGGAGCAATTCCCCTGGAAACTTTATTTGGTTTAATCCAAAGAGGGGGGAATAATAGATCAATTAAGAATTTGGAAGACCTGAAGAGACGGTTAACCTATTCTAATTTTACGCAATTTATTAAAGTTTGGTTATGGAAGAACAGTTTTATTAACCAATATAAGGATTTTGAAGAAATAGTCTACCGGGTTCTTCAAAGCTTGAGTCAGCAAAATGTAAAATATGTAGAGGCATTTTATTCTCCCCGGGATTTTACTTTCAAAAATCAAAAATTATCTGCCTGCGGAATAACTGAAAGTTTGATTAAGGGGAAGGAAAGTGCTTTTAATGACTTTGGGATTCGTAGTGCGTTGATCGTTGATATAGTCAGGGATTATGGTCCACGTATGGGTATGAATTTGATAAAAGAATTGTCTGGATATTTAGGTCGGGGACTTATAGGCATCGGCCTAGGAGGAAATGAAAGATTATTTCCCGCAGGTCTTTTTACTAAAGTTTATCAGGAAGCCAGAGAGCTGGGTTTTCGGCTTACCGCTCATGCGGGCGAAACAGATGGTGCAAAATCTATTTGGGCAGCCATCAATGAACTTGGAACAGAACGAATTGGTCACGGATTAAGGGCTTATGAAGATCCTCAATTAATCGATTATCTTAAAGAAATACAGATACCATTAGAATTGTGCGTAGTAAGCAATATCAAGACCCGGGTTTGTAAAACCTTCAAAGAACATCCTATTAGAAATTATTTTAAAGATGGATTAATGATCACAATTAATTCTGATGACCCTGCCATGTTTAATACCTCAATAAACAATGAGTACCGAGTTCTCATTCAAAAGTACGGATTCAATTTAGATGAAATAAGGAAAGTTAATTATCATTCGATTGAAGCATCTTTTTTGGCAGGTGAAGAGAAAGATGTAATGAAAGAAATTTTTAATAAAGAATGGGGAAAATTAATATCTAAATATTTTAAAAATTGA
- a CDS encoding metallopeptidase family protein, which yields MKVTEEEFEGLVTEAVSSLPQKFKEKMENIAIAIEDLPSQELLREMKIKSPYGLLGLYRGVPFPRRGIWYGNVMPDKIIIFKKPIEVRCRNNEEIKESVRRVVIHEIGHYFGLGEADLRKIEREKHMNS from the coding sequence ATGAAAGTAACCGAAGAGGAATTTGAGGGATTGGTAACAGAGGCAGTAAGCAGCCTTCCCCAAAAATTTAAGGAAAAGATGGAAAATATTGCTATTGCTATTGAAGATTTGCCTTCTCAGGAACTTCTTCGGGAGATGAAGATCAAATCCCCTTATGGACTTTTAGGGCTTTATCGAGGGGTTCCCTTTCCCAGGAGAGGTATCTGGTATGGTAATGTTATGCCTGATAAGATTATCATCTTTAAAAAACCTATAGAAGTTCGATGTAGAAATAACGAAGAAATAAAGGAATCGGTTAGAAGAGTAGTTATACATGAGATTGGACATTACTTTGGTTTGGGCGAAGCAGATTTGCGAAAGATTGAAAGGGAGAAGCATATGAATTCTTAA